The following coding sequences are from one Lolium rigidum isolate FL_2022 chromosome 6, APGP_CSIRO_Lrig_0.1, whole genome shotgun sequence window:
- the LOC124660028 gene encoding casein kinase 1-like protein HD16, which produces MDEFDSGDKGAAGPAPAPAAGDDGNSAPLPETVQIGNSPTYKLGRKLGKGGFGQVYVGRRISSPSLGDRNTGANALEVALKFEHRTSKGCNYGAPSEWQVYNTLSGNHGVPRVHYKGKQGDFYIMVMDMLGPSLWDVWNNNSHSMSVEMVACIAIEAISILEKMHSKGYVHGDVKPENFLLGPCGTLEEKRLFLVDLGLATKWKGAGNGHVEYDQRPDIFRGTVRYASVHAHLGRTGSRRDDLESLAYTLIFLLRGRLPWQGYQGDNKGFLVSKKKMATSPESLCGICPQSFRQFVEYVVNLKFDEEPNYAKCISLFDGIVGPNPDIRPINTDGAQKLIYQVGQKRGRLIVEEDDEQPKKKIRMGMPATQWISVYSARRPMKQRYHYNVADDRLVQHILKGNEDGLFISSVSSSSNLWALIMDAGTGFSAQVYEISLHFLHKEWILEQWERNYYITSLAGATSGSSLVIMSKGTSYAQQSYKVSDSFPFKWINKKWKEGFYVTSMATAGSRWAVVMSRNAGFTDQVVELDFLYPSEGIHQRWDNGYRITATAATLDQAAFILSIPRRKPNDETQETLRTSAFPSQHVKEKWSKNLYLASICYGRAAS; this is translated from the exons ATGGACGAGTTCGACAGCGGCGACAAGGGGGCTGCCGGCCCCGCCCCCGCCCCGGCCGCTGGCGACGACGGCAACTCCGCGCCGCTCCCTGAGACG GTGCAAATTGGGAATTCACCAACCTATAAGCTTGGAAGGAAGCTTGGAAAGGGAGGTTTTGGACAAGTATATGTTGGCCGACGTATTTCTTCACCTAGTCTTGGTGACAGGAATACTGGTGCAAATGCTTTGGAG GTTGCACTAAAATTTGAACATAGAACCAGCAAAGGTTGCAACTATGGAGCTCCATCTGAGTGGCAGGTTTACAA CACTCTTAGTGGAAATCATGGTGTTCCACGGGTACACTACAAAGGAAAGCAGGGTGATTTTTACATCATG GTTATGGATATGTTGGGACCAAGCCTGTGGGATGTTTGGAATAATAATTCCCATTC GATGTCTGTTGAGATGGTTGCTTGCATTGCCATAGAAGCCATCTCCATTCTTGAAAAGATGCACTCAAAAGG GTATGTCCATGGTGATGTGAAACCTGAGAACTTTCTGCTTGGTCCGTGTGGTACCCTGGAAGAGAAGAGGCTTTTTCTTGTTGACCTTGGACTGG CTACGAAATGGAAAGGCGCTGGTAATGGGCATGTTGAATACGACCAGAGACCTGACATATTTAG GGGAACTGTTCGTTACGCTAGTGTGCATGCTCACTTGGGAAGAACTGGAAGTAGGAGAGATGATCTTGAATCCCTCGCGTACACACTTATTTTTCTTCTCCGTGGCCGCCTGCCTTGGCAAGGATACCAG GGAGACAACAAAGGTTTTCTCGTCAGCAAGAAAAAGATGGCGACCTCTCCAGAATCTCTCTGTGGCATTTGTCCGCAATCTTTTCGACAATTTGTTGAGTATGTCGTGAACTTGAAGTTTGACGAAGAACCCAATTACGCAAAGTGCATCTCTCTGTTTGATGGCATTGTTGGTCCAAATCCAGACATCAGGCCTATAAATACTGATGGTGCTCAAAAG CTTATATATCAGGTTGGTCAGAAGCGAGGACGCCTCATAGTCGAGGAAGATGATGAGCAGCCTAAGAAGAAGATTAGGATGGGAATGCCAGCAACTCAATGGATTAGTGTCTACAGTGCCCGGCGGCCTATGAAGCAGAG GTACCACTACAATGTTGCAGATGATAGATTAGTACAGCATATTCTGAAGGGAAATGAAGATGGATTGTTTATAAGTTCAGTTTCCTCTTCCTCAAATCTGTGGGCTTTAATAATGGATGCTGGAACCGGTTTTAGCGCTCAAGTATATGAAATTTCTCTTCACTTCCTTCACAAG GAATGGATACTGGAACAGTGGGAGAGAAATTACTATATCACTTCACTGGCTGGTGCGACCAGTGGAAGTTCCTTAGTAATCATGTCAAAAG GAACATCATATGCACAACAATCCTACAAAGTAAGTGATTCATTCCCCTTCAAGTGGATAAACAAAAAGTGGAAGGAGGGCTTCTACGTCACATCCATGGCTACAGCTGGAAGTCGATGGGCAGTTGTCATGTCCCGAAATGCTGGTTTCACAGATCAG GTAGTGGAGCTAGATTTCTTATATCCGAGTGAGGGCATCCATCAACGTTGGGATAATGGTTATCGCATCACTGCAACAGCTGCCACATTGGACCAGGCGGCTTTTATCTTGAGCATACCTAGACGAAAGCCTAACGATGAAACACAGGAGACCCTAAGAACATCTGCTTTCCCCAGCCAGCATGTGAAG GAAAAATGGTCAAAAAATCTGTACTTGGCATCCATCTGCTATGGAAGGGCGGCATCATGA